From bacterium, a single genomic window includes:
- the carA gene encoding glutamine-hydrolyzing carbamoyl-phosphate synthase small subunit, whose product MDALLVLEDGYSERGVAFGFPGEYFGEIVFNTCITGYQEILTDPSYQDQVIVFTYPQIGNYGVNVEDVESSRIYPSAIVVRELSDYPSNWRSKSSLSDYLRYHGKIAISEIDTRALTRHIREKGAMRCGVSTRDLNAGSLLAKVRGIPLMEGADLVPKVTTKRMYEMTERGPAKWDVVVYDFGVKGNILRNLQQEGCRVSVVPADTSAERVLAMKPDGVVLSNGPGDPAALQLIVHEIQQLIGHFPILGICLGHQILGHALGGKTFKLKFGHRGGNQPVMHLPSKRVEITSHNHGFAVDPDSLGPEIQPTYVNLNDQTLEGFRCPEKMIEAVQFHPEAAPGPHDCHHIFEDFRKMLEDSTQRREDAKKVSK is encoded by the coding sequence ATGGATGCTTTACTCGTTCTGGAGGATGGTTACTCGGAACGGGGCGTTGCTTTTGGATTTCCCGGTGAATACTTCGGCGAAATCGTTTTCAACACATGCATCACCGGTTATCAGGAAATTCTTACCGATCCATCGTATCAAGACCAGGTTATCGTATTCACATATCCACAGATCGGGAATTACGGCGTTAATGTAGAAGACGTCGAATCTTCCAGGATCTATCCTTCCGCGATTGTCGTTCGAGAGCTCAGCGATTATCCATCGAACTGGAGGAGCAAAAGCTCGCTGTCGGATTACTTGCGATATCACGGCAAGATTGCGATATCGGAAATTGACACGCGCGCATTGACCAGACATATTCGTGAAAAAGGCGCGATGCGTTGCGGCGTATCCACTCGCGATCTGAATGCGGGGAGTTTGCTGGCAAAGGTTCGGGGAATTCCCTTGATGGAAGGCGCGGATCTCGTGCCAAAAGTCACAACGAAACGCATGTATGAAATGACCGAACGAGGCCCCGCGAAATGGGATGTGGTGGTCTATGATTTTGGCGTCAAAGGAAACATTCTTCGCAATCTGCAGCAGGAAGGTTGCAGGGTAAGTGTTGTTCCAGCCGACACAAGTGCCGAACGTGTGCTGGCGATGAAACCTGATGGCGTCGTTTTATCGAATGGTCCCGGCGATCCGGCAGCTCTTCAGTTGATCGTTCATGAAATCCAGCAGCTCATCGGTCATTTTCCAATTCTTGGAATTTGTTTGGGCCATCAGATTCTGGGACATGCTCTGGGGGGCAAAACCTTCAAATTGAAATTCGGACATCGTGGTGGAAACCAGCCTGTGATGCATCTTCCATCGAAACGCGTGGAAATTACTTCGCACAATCACGGATTTGCCGTGGATCCGGATTCACTCGGTCCGGAAATCCAGCCTACTTACGTGAACCTGAATGATCAGACGCTGGAGGGTTTTCGGTGTCCGGAAAAGATGATTGAAGCAGTTCAATTTCATCCGGAGGCAGCTCCGGGTCCGCATGATTGCCATCATATCTTTGAAGACTTCCGTAAGATGCTGGAAGATTCAACGCAAAGGCGCGAAGACGCAAAGAAAGTAAGCAAATGA